In Verrucomicrobiia bacterium, one DNA window encodes the following:
- a CDS encoding DUF4339 domain-containing protein, protein MANETIQICQECGTIGHTTTRTKGSLGLEILLWLFFFVPGLFYSIWRRSSQEEVCDRCAGKMIPVDTPRGQMLMQQYYPPSDTAHAPAKTLKPKATHTYSYFYSVDGTDSGPHSLGQMLAFRHSGTIADDTLVVREGDKEWRMLSEFPELSGQ, encoded by the coding sequence ATGGCAAACGAAACCATCCAGATTTGTCAGGAATGTGGAACCATTGGCCATACCACGACACGAACCAAAGGGAGTTTGGGACTTGAGATTTTACTTTGGCTCTTTTTCTTCGTTCCCGGTCTTTTTTACTCAATATGGCGACGGTCATCACAAGAAGAGGTTTGCGATCGTTGCGCTGGCAAGATGATTCCAGTAGATACGCCACGAGGGCAGATGCTTATGCAACAGTATTATCCTCCCAGCGATACTGCACATGCCCCGGCTAAGACACTCAAGCCCAAGGCAACGCATACCTATTCATACTTCTATTCTGTCGATGGCACTGATTCCGGCCCGCATTCCTTGGGACAAATGTTAGCGTTTCGGCATTCTGGAACAATTGCCGACGATACTTTAGTTGTGCGTGAGGGAGATAAGGAGTGGAGAATGCTTTCCGAGTTTCCGGAGTTATCTGGGCAGTAG
- a CDS encoding segregation/condensation protein A — MAEYKVQFEVFEGPLDLLLYLIKKEEVDIYEVNLTQLATKFIEYIETMRMLDLEIAGEFVVMAATLMYIKSRELLPKEQQVETEGEEDGDDPRWELIRQLVEYKKFKDAAARLQEMEIRQGAIFPRLPPKLEFDRDAPANKAEASIFDLVNAVSTILKRFSEKKEDLREIFEDKWSVSEKIDLLRRSISTQSRLKFSELFANATSRTEVVVTFLAMLELIRLKVLVALQSEAFGDIEIGRGPQAEPAPSLSPAPETNAWELDQANTQTA; from the coding sequence ATGGCTGAATACAAAGTCCAGTTCGAGGTCTTCGAAGGTCCGCTCGACCTCCTTCTTTATCTCATTAAGAAGGAGGAGGTTGACATTTATGAAGTCAATTTGACCCAGCTCGCCACCAAGTTCATCGAATACATCGAGACGATGCGGATGCTCGATTTGGAAATCGCCGGCGAATTCGTCGTCATGGCCGCGACCCTCATGTATATCAAGAGCCGTGAACTGCTGCCGAAGGAGCAGCAGGTCGAAACCGAAGGCGAGGAGGACGGCGATGATCCGCGCTGGGAACTGATCCGGCAGCTCGTCGAATACAAGAAATTCAAGGACGCCGCCGCCCGGTTGCAGGAAATGGAAATCCGTCAGGGGGCCATCTTCCCGCGCCTCCCGCCCAAGCTCGAATTTGACCGGGATGCGCCGGCCAACAAGGCCGAAGCCTCGATTTTCGACCTGGTCAATGCCGTCAGCACGATCCTCAAGCGATTCAGCGAGAAGAAGGAGGATCTGCGAGAAATCTTTGAGGACAAATGGTCGGTGAGCGAAAAGATTGATTTGTTGCGCCGCTCCATTTCCACCCAGTCGCGCCTGAAGTTCTCCGAATTGTTTGCGAACGCCACGAGCCGCACCGAGGTGGTGGTCACCTTTCTGGCCATGCTGGAGTTGATCCGCCTCAAAGTGCTGGTGGCCCTGCAATCCGAGGCATTTGGCGACATCGAAATTGGCCGAGGCCCGCAGGCCGAGCCCGCGCCCAGCCTGAGTCCTGCCCCGGAAACCAACGCTTGGGAGCTGGACCAGGCCAACACCCAGACCGCTTAA
- a CDS encoding alpha/beta hydrolase, translated as MKKLFCLLTLAALFAVGARAQTSLKPSMHPNTLSGVVTNAFELHYLMYLPPDYEARPDQRWPLMLFLHGAGERGGDLQRVAIHGPLKLVQAGTNFPFIIVAPQCPANERWAVEPLVRLLDHVEATCRVDTNRVYLTGLSMGGFGTWSLGLKYPQRFAALVPICGGGNYIEALLGSPTDAEALRTLPIWAFHGGKDPVVPMEESERMVKAARDRAGNQHVKLTIYPEALHDSWTETYNNPQLYEWLLAQKRR; from the coding sequence ATGAAAAAGCTCTTCTGTCTCCTGACGCTCGCCGCCCTGTTTGCGGTGGGGGCGCGTGCGCAAACTTCGCTGAAGCCCTCCATGCATCCCAACACTCTTTCCGGCGTTGTGACCAACGCCTTTGAACTGCATTATTTGATGTATCTCCCGCCGGATTATGAGGCCCGGCCCGACCAGCGCTGGCCGTTGATGCTGTTTTTGCACGGCGCGGGCGAGCGGGGCGGCGACCTCCAGCGCGTGGCGATACACGGCCCGCTCAAGCTCGTGCAGGCCGGGACGAATTTCCCATTCATCATCGTCGCGCCGCAATGCCCGGCCAATGAACGCTGGGCGGTGGAACCGCTCGTCCGCCTGCTGGATCACGTGGAGGCCACCTGCCGGGTGGATACCAACCGCGTTTACCTCACGGGCTTGAGCATGGGCGGCTTCGGCACGTGGAGCCTCGGATTGAAATACCCGCAGCGCTTCGCGGCCCTCGTGCCCATTTGCGGCGGGGGCAATTACATCGAAGCGTTGCTGGGCAGCCCGACCGACGCCGAGGCGCTGCGGACGCTGCCGATTTGGGCCTTCCACGGCGGCAAGGATCCGGTGGTGCCGATGGAGGAATCCGAGCGCATGGTCAAAGCGGCGCGCGACCGCGCGGGCAACCAGCACGTGAAGCTCACGATTTATCCCGAAGCGCTCCACGATTCGTGGACGGAAACCTACAACAACCCGCAGCTTTACGAGTGGTTGCTCGCGCAGAAACGGCGCTAG
- the scpB gene encoding SMC-Scp complex subunit ScpB has protein sequence MELKFILEALLFAAQKPLTTRELRDVFASAVEHAENDEVVRGFRKVKEAELESALQQLAVEHEQAARSYRLACVAGAWQFVTQPDYAPWLKALVGHKARPPRLSQPALETLAIVAYRQPLTRSEIEQVRGVSVDGVMQTLLERGLIEQVGRAEAAGRPVTYGTTPVFLEYFGLRALDDLPAADELRRIPVEKPPLATAEPGLATVPPEPLAATPVEPANSPEAAEAPPAPEPPADVPPTA, from the coding sequence ATGGAGTTGAAATTCATTCTGGAGGCGCTGCTGTTTGCCGCGCAAAAGCCGCTGACCACCCGCGAATTGCGTGACGTGTTCGCCAGCGCCGTCGAGCATGCGGAAAACGACGAGGTCGTCCGGGGATTCCGCAAGGTGAAGGAAGCCGAACTGGAGTCCGCCCTGCAGCAGCTCGCGGTGGAGCACGAACAGGCCGCCCGCAGCTACCGGCTGGCGTGCGTGGCCGGCGCGTGGCAGTTCGTGACGCAACCCGACTACGCGCCGTGGCTCAAGGCATTGGTCGGCCACAAGGCTCGTCCGCCGCGGTTGTCGCAGCCGGCCCTCGAAACCCTGGCCATCGTGGCCTATCGCCAGCCGCTGACGCGTTCGGAGATTGAACAAGTCCGTGGCGTGAGCGTGGACGGCGTGATGCAGACCCTGTTGGAACGCGGACTCATCGAGCAGGTCGGGCGTGCGGAAGCCGCCGGCCGGCCCGTGACTTACGGGACGACGCCGGTGTTCCTCGAATATTTCGGGCTGCGGGCGCTGGATGATTTGCCGGCGGCTGATGAACTGCGGCGCATTCCGGTTGAGAAACCGCCGCTGGCAACGGCCGAGCCCGGCCTGGCCACCGTGCCGCCGGAGCCGCTGGCGGCCACGCCGGTTGAGCCGGCGAATTCCCCGGAAGCCGCCGAGGCCCCGCCTGCGCCGGAACCGCCGGCCGATGTGCCGCCGACGGCTTGA
- a CDS encoding lipid-binding SYLF domain-containing protein — MKTLLLGFLMLGCVASALAITPQELDARIAKLADKLDALQDKPDKRIPAGTLAKAKGVILLDRTKAGFIFAYQGGGGVAMVKDASGHWSPVAFVSANEASLGLQIGGEQNFYVILLMSTNATKSLTDSTIDFGGEARGTGGNRSEGKEANFTAEPAVQIYADRTGVFGAAAIKGGAIGPDEKANVAYYHQALTMRDILFAQKVKPSEAATNLAKKLDDYAKSESGKK, encoded by the coding sequence ATGAAAACACTGCTGCTCGGTTTCCTGATGCTGGGTTGTGTCGCGTCCGCCCTGGCCATCACGCCCCAGGAGCTGGACGCCCGCATTGCCAAACTGGCGGACAAGCTTGATGCCTTGCAGGACAAGCCGGACAAACGCATCCCCGCCGGCACGCTGGCCAAGGCCAAAGGGGTCATCCTGCTCGACCGCACCAAGGCGGGCTTCATCTTTGCCTACCAGGGCGGCGGCGGCGTGGCCATGGTCAAAGACGCCAGCGGCCACTGGAGCCCCGTGGCGTTTGTCAGCGCCAACGAAGCCAGCCTCGGCCTGCAAATAGGCGGCGAACAAAATTTCTACGTCATCCTGCTGATGAGCACGAACGCAACCAAATCGCTGACCGATTCGACCATTGATTTCGGCGGGGAAGCGCGGGGCACGGGCGGCAACCGATCGGAAGGCAAGGAGGCAAACTTCACGGCGGAACCCGCGGTGCAAATTTATGCGGACCGCACGGGCGTGTTTGGCGCCGCGGCCATCAAAGGCGGCGCGATCGGGCCGGATGAAAAGGCAAACGTTGCCTACTATCACCAGGCGTTGACGATGCGCGACATCTTGTTCGCTCAAAAGGTGAAGCCCAGCGAAGCCGCGACGAACCTCGCCAAAAAGCTGGATGACTACGCGAAGAGCGAGTCCGGCAAGAAGTGA
- a CDS encoding KpsF/GutQ family sugar-phosphate isomerase, whose protein sequence is MSHLARAREVFDIELAAVRAVRAELDGQFTRAVELIVAALRNRAKLIIVGIGKSGAVGRKISATLTSTGSTSVVLDSVDALHGDLGIINDGDVVLALSYSGESEELLNLLPAMKRFNVKIIALTGGVKSSLAKHSDVVLNVRVPKEACPFNLAPTASTTATLVMGDALAMAVLQARGFKQSDYARYHPSGAIGRAMLLRVGEIMRAGERNAVAGETLTVKEALLVMTRAKSGSLAVVNARGKLTGVFTDGDFRRHMSTDAGLLARLLKSVMTPNPITVRDTALAVEALKIFNERNIDDLIVVNAKHEPVGLVDSQDLPKLKMM, encoded by the coding sequence ATGAGTCATCTGGCCAGAGCGCGGGAAGTCTTCGACATCGAACTCGCGGCCGTGCGGGCCGTGCGGGCCGAGTTGGACGGACAATTCACCCGCGCCGTGGAACTCATCGTGGCCGCGCTCCGCAACCGCGCCAAACTCATCATCGTCGGCATCGGCAAGTCCGGCGCCGTCGGCCGGAAGATTTCCGCCACCCTCACCAGCACCGGTTCCACCAGCGTCGTGCTCGACAGCGTGGACGCGCTGCACGGCGACCTGGGCATCATCAACGACGGCGACGTGGTGCTGGCCCTGAGTTATTCGGGCGAGTCCGAGGAGCTGCTCAACCTGCTGCCCGCAATGAAGCGGTTCAACGTCAAAATCATTGCGCTCACCGGCGGCGTAAAGTCCTCGCTCGCGAAGCACAGTGACGTGGTCCTGAACGTCCGCGTGCCCAAGGAAGCCTGCCCGTTCAACCTGGCCCCCACGGCCAGCACCACCGCGACGCTTGTCATGGGTGACGCGCTGGCGATGGCGGTTTTGCAGGCGCGCGGCTTCAAGCAAAGCGATTACGCCCGCTACCATCCGTCGGGTGCCATTGGCCGGGCGATGCTCCTGCGCGTCGGCGAAATCATGCGGGCGGGCGAGCGCAACGCCGTGGCCGGCGAGACGCTCACCGTGAAGGAGGCGCTGCTGGTCATGACGCGCGCCAAATCCGGCAGCCTGGCCGTGGTCAACGCCCGGGGCAAATTGACGGGCGTGTTCACCGATGGCGACTTTCGCCGGCACATGTCCACCGATGCCGGGCTGCTGGCGCGCTTGCTCAAATCGGTGATGACGCCCAATCCCATCACCGTCCGCGACACGGCCCTGGCGGTCGAGGCGCTGAAGATTTTCAACGAACGCAACATCGACGACCTGATCGTCGTGAACGCGAAGCACGAGCCCGTCGGCCTGGTGGATTCGCAGGATTTGCCGAAGTTGAAGATGATGTAG
- a CDS encoding MoxR family ATPase, with the protein MSTPLNEQVQATARWIKQLREEIAHVIVGQEQLVDRLLVGLLANGHVLLEGVPGLAKTLSVRTLAAAIHATFHRIQFTPDLLPADIVGTLIYNPQDGKYHATRGPVFANFVLADEINRAPAKVQSALLEAMQERQVTLGGETMPLPSPFLVLATENPIDQEGTYPLPEAQVDRFMFKVLLDYPSFEEERKILDRMAFTAPETVVKPVIALDEIRKTRQLVDQIHVDDKVRDYIVHVVFATRQPEKYKLDVKNFIQFGASPRATIYLTVAAKAWALLQGRAYVTPEDVKSIGPDVLRHRIILTYEAEAQAVTTDAIIKKIFNAVPVP; encoded by the coding sequence ATGAGCACACCGTTGAATGAGCAGGTGCAGGCAACTGCCCGTTGGATCAAGCAATTGCGCGAGGAAATCGCCCACGTCATCGTCGGCCAGGAACAACTCGTGGATCGCCTGCTCGTCGGCCTGCTCGCCAATGGCCACGTCTTGCTGGAAGGCGTGCCCGGGCTGGCCAAAACCCTGTCCGTCCGCACGCTGGCCGCAGCGATTCACGCCACGTTTCATCGCATCCAGTTCACGCCCGACCTGCTGCCCGCCGACATCGTCGGCACGCTGATTTACAATCCGCAGGACGGCAAATACCACGCCACGCGCGGCCCGGTCTTCGCCAACTTCGTCCTCGCCGACGAAATCAACCGCGCCCCGGCCAAGGTTCAATCCGCCTTGCTCGAAGCCATGCAGGAACGCCAGGTCACGCTCGGTGGCGAAACCATGCCATTGCCCTCGCCGTTCCTCGTGCTGGCCACGGAAAACCCGATCGACCAGGAAGGCACCTATCCGCTGCCCGAGGCGCAGGTGGACCGGTTCATGTTCAAGGTGCTGCTCGACTACCCTTCGTTTGAGGAGGAGCGAAAAATTCTCGACCGGATGGCCTTCACCGCGCCGGAGACGGTGGTGAAGCCGGTCATTGCGCTCGATGAAATCCGCAAGACGCGCCAGCTGGTGGACCAGATTCACGTGGACGACAAGGTGCGCGATTACATCGTCCACGTCGTGTTCGCCACGCGGCAGCCGGAGAAATACAAGCTGGACGTGAAGAACTTCATCCAATTCGGCGCCTCGCCACGAGCGACGATTTACCTGACGGTTGCGGCAAAGGCCTGGGCGCTCCTGCAAGGCCGCGCCTACGTCACACCCGAGGACGTGAAGAGCATCGGCCCTGACGTGCTCCGCCACCGCATCATCCTGACCTACGAAGCCGAGGCGCAGGCGGTGACGACGGACGCCATCATCAAGAAGATTTTCAACGCCGTGCCGGTGCCGTGA
- the pheA gene encoding prephenate dehydratase: MNISEHRKAIDALDAQIVRLLNERTKHVLEIGHLKRKDGEEIYAPHRELAVFNRVCKLNEGPITDDSIRAIYREIMSSSLSVEKSMTIAYLGPEATFTHQAAIKKFGASLSYAPQKTITDVFREVSRGRAEYGVVPVENSTEGVVTHTLDMFVDSDLKIVAQIILPIQQCLMSRVARSRIQKLYVHPQSLAQCRGWIARKFPQAEIIETSSNARSAELAAKDPKAGAIGGALAAGQYGLTVLEKDIQDNTANATRFLVLGRKCPPATGNDRTSLMFSVVDAVGALHRALAPFRRYRINMTKIESRPSKRKAWEYFFFVDCDGHQADRRVAKSIEQLTQHCSFVKVLGSYPNVE; the protein is encoded by the coding sequence GTGAACATTTCCGAACATCGCAAAGCCATCGACGCGCTCGACGCACAGATTGTCCGGCTGCTCAACGAGCGCACCAAGCACGTGCTCGAAATCGGCCATCTCAAGCGCAAGGACGGCGAGGAAATCTACGCACCGCACCGCGAACTGGCCGTGTTCAACCGCGTGTGCAAGCTCAACGAAGGACCGATCACGGACGACTCCATCCGGGCCATCTATCGCGAGATCATGTCGAGTTCACTGTCCGTGGAAAAGTCCATGACCATTGCGTATCTCGGGCCGGAAGCGACGTTCACGCATCAGGCGGCCATCAAGAAATTCGGCGCCAGCCTCAGTTACGCGCCGCAAAAAACCATCACCGACGTTTTCCGTGAAGTCAGCCGCGGTCGGGCCGAATACGGCGTGGTGCCCGTCGAGAATTCCACCGAAGGCGTGGTGACGCACACGCTCGACATGTTCGTGGACAGCGACCTGAAGATTGTCGCGCAAATCATCCTGCCGATTCAGCAATGCCTCATGAGCCGGGTGGCGCGGTCGCGCATCCAGAAGCTTTACGTCCACCCGCAATCGCTCGCGCAATGCCGCGGCTGGATCGCCCGGAAATTTCCCCAGGCGGAAATCATTGAAACCTCATCCAACGCCCGCTCCGCCGAACTCGCGGCCAAGGATCCCAAGGCCGGCGCCATTGGCGGTGCCTTGGCGGCCGGGCAATACGGTCTGACCGTGCTGGAAAAGGACATCCAGGACAACACGGCCAACGCGACGCGCTTTCTCGTGCTCGGGCGCAAGTGCCCGCCCGCCACGGGCAATGACCGCACCAGCCTCATGTTCAGCGTGGTGGACGCCGTGGGCGCCCTGCATCGCGCGCTGGCGCCGTTTCGCCGTTACCGCATCAACATGACGAAAATCGAATCGCGCCCGAGCAAGCGGAAGGCGTGGGAGTATTTCTTCTTTGTGGATTGCGACGGCCATCAGGCCGACCGCCGCGTGGCGAAATCAATCGAGCAGCTCACGCAGCACTGCAGCTTCGTGAAAGTGCTCGGGTCGTATCCCAACGTGGAATAA